A single region of the Lotus japonicus ecotype B-129 chromosome 4, LjGifu_v1.2 genome encodes:
- the LOC130711723 gene encoding probable methyltransferase PMT5 → MRSSSSWFNKTTSPKPPLSWLIMSLITLLALVALLRSSSSSSSSDDIDSAAPRRPASLIYTNYRRIKERAAVDYLELRSGGGARQKELELCGKERENFVPCHNVSANLLLGLKEGEEFDRHCRVATPVERCLVRPPKEYKIPLRWPTGRDVIWSGNVKITKDQFLSSGTMTKRLMLLEENQIAFHSEDGLIFDGVKDYSRQLAEMIGLGSDTEFHQAGVRTILDINCGFGSFGAHLLSLKIMAVCIATYEATGSQVQLSLERGLPAMIGNFISRQLPYPSLSYDMVHCAQCGIIWDEKKGKFLIEVDRVLKPGGYFVLTSPTSRPQGSREKTRIILNPIEELTQQLCWTLLAQQDETFIWQKAASVDCYASRKKRAIKLCEDEDNVQSYYKPLVHCISGTSSRRWIAIQNRSSGSELSSEELKIHGVQPEEFYEDTQFWRSAVKNYWSLLTPLIFSDHPKRPGDEDPLPPYNMIRNVMDMSANYGGLNAALLEEKKSVWVMNVVPASDSNALPLILDRGFAGVMHDWCEPFPTYPRTYDMLHAHGLLSHLTTKRCRMIDLFLEMDRILRPEGWIIISDTMGTIEMARTVATQVRWEARVIDLQNGSDQRLLVCQKPFVKK, encoded by the exons ATGAGAAGCTCCTCCTCCTGGTTCAACAAAACAACCAGCCCTAAACCACCGCTGAGTTGGTTAATCATGAGCCTGATTACTCTCCTAGCTCTGGTTGCACTTTtgcgttcttcttcttcttcatcatcttccgaTGACATTGATTCCGCGGCGCCGCGGAGACCGGCGTCGCTTATCTACACGAACTATAGGAGGATTAAGGAGCGTGCAGCTGTGGATTATTTGGAGTTGAGGTCCGGCGGAGGCGCGAGGCAGAAGGAGCTAGAGCTTTGTGGGAAGGAGAGGGAGAATTTCGTGCCGTGTCACAATGTGTCTGCGaatttgttgttggggttgaaAGAAGGGGAGGAGTTTGATCGGCACTGTCGGGTGGCGACGCCAGTGGAGAGGTGTTTGGTTCGGCCTCCCAAGGAGTATAAGATCCCGCTGCGGTGGCCTACTGGTAGGGATGTTATATGGAGCGGGAATGTGAAGATTACCAAAGAtcaatttctttcttctggaACAATGACCAAGAG GTTGATGCTGCTAGAAGAGAATCAAATTGCCTTTCACTCGGAGGATGGGTTGATCTTTGACGGAGTGAAAGATTATTCTCGTCAACTTGCTGAGATGATAGGGTTAGGAAGTGACACTGAGTTTCATCAAGCTGGT GTTCGAACTATACTAGATATTAATTGTGGATTTGGGAGCTTTGGAGCTCATTTGTTGTCACTGAAAATTATGGCTGTTTGTATTGCCACGTATGAGGCAACTGGCAGCCAAGTCCAATTGTCTCTTGAGAGAGGACTTCCTGCTATGATTGGCAACTTTATTTCACGACAGCTTCCATATCCATCATTATCATATGACATGGTTCATTGTGCTCAATGCGGCATCATTTGGGATGAAAAAA AAGGAAAGTTTCTAATAGAAGTTGATCGTGTTCTTAAACCTGGAGGGTATTTTGTTTTAACCTCACCAACAAGCAGGCCGCAGGGTTCACGGGAGAAAACAAGAATTATATTGAATCCAATTGAAGAGCTGACCCAGCAACTCTGCTGGACTCTTCTTGCTCAGCAAGATGAGACTTTCATCTGGCAGAAGGCTGCTAGTGTTGATTGTTACGCATCTCG CAAGAAGCGTGCTATAAAGCTATGTGAAGATGAGGATAATGTTCAATCATATTATAAGCCTCTTGTACATTGTATAAGTGGGACCTCTAGCAGGCGTTGGATTGCAATACAAAACAGATCCTCTGGATCTGAGTTGAGCTCAGAAGAACTTAAAATTCATG GAGTTCAGCCTGAAGAGTTTTATGAAGATACACAATTCTGGAGATCAGCTGTGAAGAATTATTGGTCATTGCTTACACCTCTAATTTTCTCTGACCATCCTAAAAGACCTGGAGATGAAGATCCACTTCCTCCATATAACATGATCCGGAATGTTATGGACATGAGTGCTAATTATGGGGGTTTGAATGCTGCCCTATTGGAGGAGAAAAAATCTGTGTGGGTCATGAATGTTGTTCCTGCAAGTGATTCTAATGCACTTCCTCTAATACTAGATAGAGGTTTTGCTGGTGTTATGCACGATTG GTGCGAACCTTTCCCCACCTACCCCCGAACATATGACATGCTTCACGCACATGGACTTCTCTCACATCTCACTACTAAGAGGTGCCGAATGATAGACTTATTCTTGGAGATGGATAGAATACTGCGTCCAGAG GGATGGATCATTATTTCTGATACAATGGGAACAATAGAGATGGCTCGCACAGTTGCAACACAAGTACGCTGGGAAGCAAGGGTAATTGATCTTCAGAATGGCAGCGACCAACGGCTACTTGTTTGCCAGAAACCATTTgtcaaaaaataa
- the LOC130711725 gene encoding PLASMODESMATA CALLOSE-BINDING PROTEIN 3 — protein MAILVCFLLFLALTGHSSALYCVCRDGVGDQLLQKAIDYACGAGADCTPILQNGACFQPNTVKDHCNYAVNSYYQRKGNVQGSCDFSGSASTSPTPPTTSSSACVFPSSPGSAGTSPSTGSPGTTPGTGTGTGNGTGTGTGTGTGTGTGTGTGTGTTTGSPTVFGISPTATTGTGGSLDSAAVVSYLEGTNTKLLLPFFLTFYLALRV, from the exons ATGGCAATTTTGGTGTGTTTTCTGCTTTTCCTAGCTTTGACTGGCCATTCAA GTGCTCTGTACTGTGTATGCAGAGATGGTGTGGGTGATCAACTCCTTCAGAAAGCAATAGATTATGCTTGTGGAGCTGGAGCAGATTGTACTCCTATTCTCCAAAACGGAGCTTGTTTCCAACCCAACACTGTGAAGGATCACTGTAACTATGCGGTTAATAGCTATTACCAGAGAAAGGGTAATGTTCAAGGGAGCTGTGATTTTTCTGGCTCTGCATCAACAAGTCCAACACCACCTA CTACATCATCATCTGCATGTGTTTTCCCCTCAAGTCCTGG AAGCGCAGGAACCAGTCCATCAACCGGTTCACCAGGCACAACTCCAGGCACCGGGACGGGAACCGGCAATGGCACTGGCACCGGGACGGGAACCGGAACTGGCACTGGAACAGGAACCGGCACCGGCACTGGCACTACAACAGGTAGTCCTACTGTGTTTGGAATAAGTCCAACAGCTACAACTGGTACTGGTGGCAGCCTTGACAGTGCAGCTGTAGTGTCTTATTTGGAAGGCACCAACACCAAGTTGCTATTGCCGTTTTTTCTAACCTTCTATTTAGCCTTAAGGGTCTAA
- the LOC130711724 gene encoding 14-3-3-like protein GF14 iota gives MAAEKERETQVYMAKLSEQAERYEEMVECMKAVAKLDLELTVEERNLLSVGYKNVIGARRASWRIMSSIEQKEESKGNESNVKLIKGYCHKVEEELSKICIDILTIIDQHLIPSSASGEATVFYYKMKGDYYRYLAEFKTDQERKEAAEQSLKAYEAASATANTDLPSTHPIRLGLALNFSVFYYEIMNSPERACHLAKQAFDEAIAELDTLSEESYKDSTLIMQLLRDNLTLWTSDLPEDGGDEIKTEETKPAEQEH, from the exons ATGGCCGCGGAGAAGGAGAGAGAGACGCAGGTTTACATGGCCAAGCTTTCTGAGCAGGCTGAAAGATATGAAG AAATGGTTGAGTGCATGAAGGCTGTAGCAAAACTTGATCTTGAGCTAACTGTGGAAGAGAGGAACCTCCTCTCAGTGGGATATAAAAATGTGATTGGTGCAAGGAGAGCCTCGTGGCGCATTATGTCTTCGATTGAACAGAAGGAAGAGTCAAAGGGAAATGAGAGCAATGTGAAACTGATCAAGGGTTACTGCCACAAAGTAGAGGAGGAACTGTCTAAGATTTGCATTGACATTCTGACAATTATCGACCAGCATCTGATTCCTTCTTCCGCTTCAGGAGAAGCCACCGTTTTCTACTATAAGAT GAAAGGTGATTATTATCGTTATCTTGCTGAGTTCAAGACCGACCAAGAGAGGAAGGAGGCAGCTGAGCAGTCACTAAAGGCATATGAG GCTGCTTCAGCCACTGCAAACACAGATCTTCCTTCAACACATCCAATCCGTCTTGGACTTGCACTCAACTTCTCAGTCTTCTATTATGAGATAATGAACTCACCTGAAAG GGCCTGTCATTTGGCTAAACAAGCTTTCGATGAGGCGATTGCTGAGTTAGACACCTTGAGTGAAGAGTCATACAAGGACAGCACTTTGATCATGCAGTTGTTGAGAGACAACCTTACTCTCTGGACCTCTGATTTACCTGAGGATGGAG GTGATGAAATCaaaacagaagaaacaaaacCTGCTGAACAGGAG CACTAA